The DNA window TAGCTAACATATCAGGTGAGAATTTAGCCAGCTCTTCAAGATAGCGTGAGGCTTTAAACATGAACATACCGCTATTCCACAGATATTCACCTGAATCGAGGTAGGTTTCTGCTGTTGCTAGATTTGGTTTTTCTACAAAGCTGTCTACGTCAAAGCCAGTCGCTTCATTGTCTGTATGTTTAGCACCTTGTTTAATATAGCCATAACCCGTTTCAGCATGTGTTGGCACGATACCAAAAGTCACAAGTTTATCTTGCGCAGCAAAGACTTTGGCATCAAGCACCGCTTGTTGGAATGCGGCAACATCTTTAATCACGTGGTCAGCGGCTAATACCAGTAATAATGGGTCATCATCTTTAGCGACAGCTGCCAATGCAGCCAGTGTAATCGCAGGGGCGGTGTTCTTACCCATCGGCTCAAGGATAATGTCACCTGCAGCGGTATTGTTAGCTCGTAACTGCTCTGCAACAATAAAACGGTGTTCGTTATTACAGATAATCAAGGGGTTTAAGCATTGCCTATTATCAAGACGGTTAATAGTTTCTTGTAATAAGGTATTTTCGTTTAATAATGCTAAAAATTGCTTTGGGTGCAGTGCGCGAGATAAAGGCCATAAGCGTGACCCGCTACCGCCAGACATGATTACTGGTAAAATCATAATAAACCTTAACTTTTTATTTTTAAATAATTGAATATGGAAATTGATTCTTAACATCAATTTCTGACGCTAAGTAAAGTACCACTTACTGTGTTGATGTACGTCATCTTGTGTTAGTAACGTTTTAACATCCAACCATTGGTATTGACTGTGCTGCTCTGTGGGCAATGACAACTGAGACTCATCAACCGTTATCTCGTAACCTAATACCACATAATGCGCTGAGACGTGTTCGCCGAACACACTGTCATCATAAAAATGTTCAAAAGGGCCAAGCAATGTCGCTCGCTCAATGGCACAGGTTAATCCGAGTTCATGCTGACAAAGTCGTGTGAATGCAGTTTGCATCGATTCATTTTTTTGAATGCGACCACCAGGTACAAACCAATAACCCTGCGCGGGTCGATTGGTTCTAAACCCGAGTAATGCTTGATTCTGTGGGTTTTAACCACAAGGTCAATCGAAATAAGCGGTGTTGAATCGATAACAGTTTCAAATGTGTTGTTATCTAAAAACATAAATCTCCGAGGCAAAAAAGGAGAAAAGAGAAAAGAGAAAAGTGAAAGTTGGGGTCGATGCCTTTGACCTTTGACCTTTCTCCCTGCTTCTATTTCCTAAACCAATCTTGATTATCAAGGAACCACTGATAAGCACTTTGCAAGCCAGATTCTAAATCGACCTGATAACGCCAACCCAAATTAGCTAAACGGTCTACGTTCATCAATTTACGGGGTGCACCATCGGGTTTACTGCTATCAAAGACGATGTCGCCGTTAAAGCCTGTTACCTTAGCAACAGTTTCAACAAGTTCACGAATCGTGCAATCAACACCCGTGCCGACGTTAATATGACTTAACATCTCCTCGGTGTTTTCTGCATACAACCCTTGCGCTAGGTTCATCACATAGATAGACGCTGATGCCATGTCATCTACATACAAGAATTCACGCATCGGTTTACCACTGCCCCATGCAATCACTTCACTGTCATTGTTTAACGCGGCTTCGTGGAAACGACGTAACAAGGCAGGAATAACATGTGAGTTTTCCGGATGGAAGTTATCATTCGGACCATACAAATTAGTCGGCATGACACTGCGGTAATTACGACCGTGTTGACGGTTGTAAGACTCACACAATTTAATACCGGCAATTTTGGCAACCGCATAAGGTTCGTTAGTTGGCTCAAGCGTACCGGTTAACAAGGCTGATTCAGCCATTGGTTGCGGTGCAAGTCGTGGATAGATACACGATGAGCCTAAAAACAATAAATCCTGTACGTTGGCGATATGCGCGGCATTAATGATGTTGCTTTGAATCATCAAATTTTCATAAATGAAATCAGCGGGGTAAGTATTGTTACCCACAATGCCACCCACTTTCGCAGCAGCTAAGTACACTTGGTCAATTGATTCAGCTGCAAAAAATGTATTCACAGCCGCTTGATTGGTTAAATCAAGCTCGCTGCGTGTTCTTAATACAAGTTCAACATCACCTTGCGCTTGCAGTTGACGCACGATTGCCGAACCAACCATACCGCGATGACCCGCTACATAGATACGTTTAGTCATGATTAGCTTTCTTTTGTTACAGAAACAGAATAACCGTGTGCTTTAAGCAATGCGTGCTGTTTTGCTTTAGCCAAGTCGTTTTCAACCATTTCAGCACACATTTCTTCAACGGTGATTTGTGGTACCCAGCCTAATATTTCTTTGGCTTTTGATGGGTCACCAAGCAATGTTTCTACTTCAGCTGGGCGGAAGTAACGTGTATCAACTTTAACAATCACATCACCAACAGAGACGCCTTTGGCGTTATCACCCGTAATGCCCACAACAGTAGCGATTTCATCGACTCCTTCGCCGGTGAATTCAAGTTCGATACCCACATTCTGCGCGGACATGCGAACAAATTCACGTACCGAGATTTGCTTACCCGTTGCGATAACGAAATCATCCGCAACATCTTGTTGTAACATCATCCACTGCATACGTACGTAGTCTTTAGCATGACCCCAGTCACGTAATGCGTCCATGTTACCAAGGAATAAACATTGCTCTAAACCTTGTGAAATATTGGTAATAGCACGGGTGATTTTACGCGTTACAAACGTTTCACCACGGCGCGGTGATTCATGGTTAAAGAGAATACCGTTACACGCATACATGCCATAAGACTCACGGTAGTTAACCACTATCCAGTAAGCATACATTTTTGCTACCGCATACGGTGAACGTGGGTGGAATGGTGTGGTTTCACGCTGTGGAATTTCTTGTACTTCACCGTAAAGCTCAGACGTTGATGCTTGGTAGAATTTAGTTTTCTTTTCTAAGCCTAAGAAACGAATGGCTTCAAGTAGACGTAATGTTCCCATTGCATCTACATCAGCGGTATATTCAGGGCATTCAAAAGAAACAGCAACGTGAGACTGAGCGCCTAAGTTGTATACTTCATCAGGCTGCACGTCTTTAATAATACGCGTCAGGTTTGATGAATCGGTTAAATCACCATAATGTAAGAAAAACTTTTGATTTTTTTCATGATTGTCTTGATAAATATGGTCAACACGCTCGGTATTTAACGATGATGCACGACGTTTAATACCGTGAACTTCATAGCCTTTTTCTAATAATAGTTCTGCTAGGTATGAGCCATCTTGACCTGTTACACCTGTGATTAGTGCTATTTTTTTATTTGTCATTTTTATCCTTTGATTTAAACGTAACTGCCTCAGTAACGTTAAATATATTGTTCCATTAATCGCTTTTTTCGTACAAACAATTAAATTCAAATACCGTAATTATATTACGGTTTAATTTCAAAAAATCCGATACTATTATAATTTTTATATTATTTAGATCTAACCGACACGTAAGTATTCACCACAAATCCTGCGTCGTTAAGACTACTCCAAGAGCTGAAACTTACCTTAATAGCATGTTAATAATCACACAATATTTGTAGGTGGATTTTCATCCTGCAGATAAACTACATCTGGAGCTGGTTCTCCTGTTAAAACAAAATCCAAGGCTTTACCAAACTTAATTGCTTGTGCAGACCAGGAATAATTATTTTTTATTAATAGCTTGGAGTTATTTGACATTACATCTAACGAGTGTTTATCAAGAGTCATCATTTCTTGTAAAGATTGAAGTACATTTTCTCTTGATAATGTAATGTACTTTCCACAATTGTGAGTATTAATTTCAGACCAAGGTGTTCCTGTAGTCGTGATAGAGGGTAATCCAGCCGCTAACGCTTCTCCAATGACCACCCCAAAATTTTCAGTATAACTAGGGAGAATAAAGAATTCAGAAGAGGCTAACACACACTTTTTATCATATCCGCTAAGCATACCAAACACTTTAATGTTATCTTCAGTACCATTTTCAACCGCTAGTTCAGCAATATTCTCATTATAATTCGAATAATCGGGCCCCACGATAAGTAAACACCAATTAGGAAAGTCTTTAGCTACTTCAGGCCAAATTTCTAATAATATATCTAACCCTTTTTTCTTATGTAGGCGAGACATAAAAAGAACATACTTCTTATTATTATTTAACCTTAAATGTTCAATTGCATTGATTTTATTTGGTAAATCCTGATAATCATCATAATTAATACCGTGAGGTACGATTGCAATAGGCGATGTAATATTAAGTTCTCTTACCGCTTTATATTCATCAGCACAAGTAACATGAATTAAATTGGCTTGTTGTAATGATTTTTTTTGAAATAATAGCCATGCTAATTTCTTTCTTAGCTTCCCTTGTGCTAAAGACCAGGGATAAAGAGTTCCTCGTATTGAAACGATGTGGGGTACTTTTTTTTCTTGTGAAAGTTTCGCAGCTAAAAACGCAGGGTAATTCCAAAGGTTATTAGAAAATAAAACATCCCCATCTGTTAGTGTGCTAAGCAGTCTACTTTTCATCTCTTTTGAATATTTAAGCTTGTCCATGCCATTTAATTTACAGCGGACCCAAGGAATAGAAAATCGGTCAATAAACTCATTCTTATCTTTGATTGAATTTATAGTTGAATATATAACTGACTCAACACCTAACTCTGAACGAATAGCTTCCAAAAAATTTGGCAATGAATTGGCTGGTCCTCCATATTCATCAGAAATATTTTCAATAATTGATTTTAATTGCATTACGTTCTCTTTCGATAAAATTGAAATGAGTTGAAATTATTATAATAGGCAATAACGTGAAGGCAACAGGAATCGCAGACATAAATAGACCTAAGAGTAAAAAAAAGAAATACAATGAGTTTTTAAGATGGTTTCGGAAAACCATAAGCCAAAAAATTAAAATGAAAAATAAAAGTGAGAACCAGCCTAGTTCAAATAGTACACTTCCAACACCAGACATAACTTTATTATGTGCCCCACCCCACCAAAAAAGACCTCCATAATCAGCACGCCCTGTCGTTAGAATATTTGAAAATAAATGAAATCCATGAGGGAGACCTGCATCATCAATAAAAGCTTTGAAAGAAAAAAAGATATGTGAAGCTCTTTCGTTCATACTTGCATCTTCAGCTAAAATAATTAATGGTGAATCAATAATCAATATTACTAATTTAAAC is part of the Moritella viscosa genome and encodes:
- a CDS encoding putative glycosyl transferase is translated as MQLKSIIENISDEYGGPANSLPNFLEAIRSELGVESVIYSTINSIKDKNEFIDRFSIPWVRCKLNGMDKLKYSKEMKSRLLSTLTDGDVLFSNNLWNYPAFLAAKLSQEKKVPHIVSIRGTLYPWSLAQGKLRKKLAWLLFQKKSLQQANLIHVTCADEYKAVRELNITSPIAIVPHGINYDDYQDLPNKINAIEHLRLNNNKKYVLFMSRLHKKKGLDILLEIWPEVAKDFPNWCLLIVGPDYSNYNENIAELAVENGTEDNIKVFGMLSGYDKKCVLASSEFFILPSYTENFGVVIGEALAAGLPSITTTGTPWSEINTHNCGKYITLSRENVLQSLQEMMTLDKHSLDVMSNNSKLLIKNNYSWSAQAIKFGKALDFVLTGEPAPDVVYLQDENPPTNIV
- the gmd gene encoding GDP-mannose 4,6-dehydratase, which produces MTNKKIALITGVTGQDGSYLAELLLEKGYEVHGIKRRASSLNTERVDHIYQDNHEKNQKFFLHYGDLTDSSNLTRIIKDVQPDEVYNLGAQSHVAVSFECPEYTADVDAMGTLRLLEAIRFLGLEKKTKFYQASTSELYGEVQEIPQRETTPFHPRSPYAVAKMYAYWIVVNYRESYGMYACNGILFNHESPRRGETFVTRKITRAITNISQGLEQCLFLGNMDALRDWGHAKDYVRMQWMMLQQDVADDFVIATGKQISVREFVRMSAQNVGIELEFTGEGVDEIATVVGITGDNAKGVSVGDVIVKVDTRYFRPAEVETLLGDPSKAKEILGWVPQITVEEMCAEMVENDLAKAKQHALLKAHGYSVSVTKES
- the fcl gene encoding GDP-L-fucose synthase yields the protein MTKRIYVAGHRGMVGSAIVRQLQAQGDVELVLRTRSELDLTNQAAVNTFFAAESIDQVYLAAAKVGGIVGNNTYPADFIYENLMIQSNIINAAHIANVQDLLFLGSSCIYPRLAPQPMAESALLTGTLEPTNEPYAVAKIAGIKLCESYNRQHGRNYRSVMPTNLYGPNDNFHPENSHVIPALLRRFHEAALNNDSEVIAWGSGKPMREFLYVDDMASASIYVMNLAQGLYAENTEEMLSHINVGTGVDCTIRELVETVAKVTGFNGDIVFDSSKPDGAPRKLMNVDRLANLGWRYQVDLESGLQSAYQWFLDNQDWFRK